A stretch of Desulfotalea psychrophila LSv54 DNA encodes these proteins:
- the efp gene encoding elongation factor P has translation MLSASDLRKGLKLDIEGSPYIIIDFDFSKPGKGQALYRCKMRNMITGNQLVKTYRSSDKFEKASLEERKMQFLYSQGEEYHFMDNENYDQLFITKDMLGDNIYFLQDNMDVDVLFFDEKPIDITLPIFVNLEVTRADPWVKGDTSGTDTKPITVETGYQLQVPPFVEQGDKIQIDTRTGQYVTRVKQ, from the coding sequence ATGTTAAGTGCTTCTGATTTACGTAAAGGCCTGAAATTAGATATTGAAGGCAGCCCATATATTATCATTGATTTTGATTTCTCAAAACCAGGTAAGGGCCAGGCCCTTTATCGCTGCAAGATGCGTAATATGATTACGGGTAATCAACTGGTTAAGACCTATCGTTCCAGTGATAAGTTTGAAAAGGCCTCCCTTGAAGAGCGTAAGATGCAGTTTCTTTACAGCCAGGGAGAGGAGTACCACTTCATGGATAATGAGAATTATGATCAGCTCTTTATAACCAAAGATATGTTGGGCGATAATATTTACTTCCTTCAGGATAACATGGATGTAGATGTACTCTTCTTTGATGAGAAACCTATAGATATTACCCTGCCTATCTTTGTTAATCTTGAGGTAACCCGGGCTGACCCATGGGTTAAGGGAGATACCTCTGGTACCGATACCAAGCCTATTACCGTTGAAACAGGATATCAGCTTCAGGTTCCCCCCTTTGTTGAGCAGGGCGATAAGATCCAGATTGATACCCGTACCGGTCAGTATGTAACTCGAGTAAAGCAATAA
- the epmA gene encoding EF-P lysine aminoacylase EpmA, which translates to MLVNAGLHTRAAFLQAIRAFFYEQGFLEVDTPVRSPVLIPESTIEPISCGDFFLQTSPELYMKRILAAGNEKIFQICPCFRKGERGRLHAEEFTMLEWYRLDEDYHALMADCQQLVSYLAEALQAHTSELGRIDRAYLNGSWQRLTVAEAFALWSPIELKQAMADDIFEEMLVEYIEPRLGIDSPTFLYDYPASMASLARLSASNSEVAERFELYMHGIELANGFSELTDEVEQEMRFKEELAAIKREGRWQATLPVKFLQELAGLDKATGIALGLDRLLMLFLGKESIAEVVSFAEVDF; encoded by the coding sequence ATGTTGGTAAACGCAGGTTTGCATACTCGTGCGGCCTTTCTGCAAGCTATTCGTGCCTTCTTTTATGAGCAGGGGTTTCTGGAAGTGGATACCCCTGTTCGTTCTCCTGTACTGATTCCGGAAAGTACCATCGAACCTATCTCCTGCGGCGACTTTTTTTTACAGACTTCTCCTGAGTTGTATATGAAGCGCATACTTGCCGCTGGTAATGAGAAGATCTTTCAGATATGCCCCTGTTTTCGCAAAGGGGAACGAGGTCGTCTGCATGCAGAAGAGTTTACCATGCTGGAGTGGTATCGGCTGGATGAGGACTATCACGCCCTGATGGCGGATTGTCAGCAGCTCGTTAGCTACCTGGCAGAGGCCCTGCAGGCTCATACCTCTGAGCTGGGGCGGATAGACCGTGCCTATCTTAACGGCTCATGGCAGAGGCTTACCGTGGCCGAGGCCTTTGCCCTCTGGAGTCCCATAGAGCTGAAGCAGGCCATGGCCGATGATATCTTTGAGGAGATGCTGGTGGAGTATATTGAGCCTCGTTTGGGGATCGACTCGCCCACATTTCTCTATGACTACCCTGCCTCCATGGCCTCTCTGGCCCGTCTTTCCGCAAGCAATAGCGAGGTGGCCGAGCGCTTTGAGCTCTATATGCACGGTATTGAACTTGCCAACGGATTTTCTGAGTTGACCGATGAGGTGGAGCAGGAGATGCGTTTTAAAGAGGAGCTTGCCGCAATAAAACGAGAAGGTCGCTGGCAGGCGACCCTTCCCGTAAAATTTTTGCAGGAGCTGGCAGGTCTTGATAAGGCAACGGGCATAGCCCTGGGGCTTGATCGTCTTCTTATGCTCTTTCTGGGCAAGGAGAGTATCGCCGAGGTGGTCAGCTTTGCCGAGGTGGACTTCTAG
- a CDS encoding YgiQ family radical SAM protein — MSQQPLQSSLPPLSWQECKQRGWNEIDVLLITGDAYVDHPSFGIAIICRVLEDQGYKVAILSQPRYDSPQDFAQYPTPRLFCGISAGNLDSVVANYSSSGRVRNSDSYSPDGNPWRGDNRSRSDRRRPDRASIIYTALAKSCYKNCPIVLGGIEASLRRFVHYDYKQDKLRASILTDAKADLIIFGMGERAIKEIAQRCEEGITLDGIRGTCQRFTEKELDEHLPTLAGERTNNREFLFLPSLAEIEKETGLFLDAEIAVDNHARAQSRQTVLQKQQSQWIIQHPAAKSLSESELDAVYALPFLRTSHKSQKNIPALQMIKDSVTIVRGCAGNCSFCAITRHQGAEIVSRSHRSIVKECKLIAEEENFHGTISDLGGPTANLYGTKCRIGGCNKRDCLFPKTCPNLEIDEERFLRLLKDVSSLKGVKHLFVSSGMRMELLLKTPRLMEKIIAEHTPGALKIAPEHTNDEVLTLMHKESHDLLVRFIERCREIAKKRKKPIYISPYIITSHPGSTLKHAKCLAEDLKKLDLKVRAFQDFTPTPGTISTAMYVTERHPQSKKSLFVPKNISERKAQRNIVEKEVLSREFDKKKSKVQVSEKFSRKPGKGKKGF, encoded by the coding sequence ATGTCTCAGCAGCCCTTACAATCGTCTCTCCCGCCATTATCATGGCAGGAGTGCAAGCAAAGGGGTTGGAACGAAATTGATGTACTTTTGATCACTGGCGATGCCTATGTGGACCATCCATCATTTGGTATTGCCATTATCTGTAGAGTCCTTGAAGATCAAGGCTACAAAGTGGCAATTCTTTCCCAACCCCGTTATGACAGTCCTCAGGACTTTGCACAGTACCCCACCCCACGCCTCTTCTGTGGTATATCAGCTGGCAACCTGGACTCTGTTGTTGCCAACTACTCCTCAAGCGGCAGGGTAAGAAATAGCGACAGCTACTCCCCCGATGGAAATCCCTGGCGTGGAGATAATCGAAGCAGATCTGACCGACGCAGGCCAGATCGCGCTTCTATTATCTATACGGCCCTGGCCAAGAGCTGTTATAAAAACTGCCCCATTGTCCTCGGTGGAATTGAAGCCTCCCTCCGTCGCTTTGTCCACTACGACTACAAGCAGGATAAACTCCGCGCCTCTATCCTCACCGATGCCAAGGCAGATCTCATTATTTTTGGGATGGGAGAGAGAGCGATCAAAGAAATTGCTCAGCGCTGCGAAGAGGGGATAACCCTTGACGGCATCCGAGGTACCTGCCAACGTTTCACCGAAAAGGAACTCGACGAACATTTACCGACCCTTGCAGGTGAAAGGACTAACAACAGAGAGTTTCTATTTCTGCCATCTCTTGCCGAAATAGAGAAGGAAACTGGACTCTTTCTCGATGCAGAAATAGCCGTGGACAACCACGCCCGGGCCCAATCCCGACAAACGGTACTGCAGAAGCAGCAATCCCAGTGGATAATCCAACACCCAGCGGCCAAATCCCTGAGTGAAAGTGAACTCGATGCAGTCTACGCCCTCCCCTTTCTCCGCACCTCTCATAAGAGCCAAAAAAACATCCCGGCCCTACAGATGATCAAGGACTCTGTAACCATTGTCCGTGGTTGCGCCGGTAATTGCTCCTTCTGTGCCATCACCCGCCATCAGGGAGCTGAAATAGTAAGCCGTAGCCATCGTTCTATTGTCAAGGAATGTAAGCTCATCGCAGAAGAAGAAAATTTTCACGGCACCATCAGTGATCTGGGCGGCCCCACCGCCAATCTCTATGGTACCAAGTGTCGCATTGGCGGTTGTAACAAACGAGACTGTCTCTTCCCTAAGACCTGTCCCAATCTGGAAATAGACGAGGAACGATTCCTCCGTCTGCTCAAAGATGTCTCCTCACTCAAGGGAGTAAAACATCTCTTTGTCTCTTCGGGTATGCGCATGGAGTTGCTCCTGAAGACACCACGTCTGATGGAGAAGATCATCGCCGAGCACACCCCCGGGGCCCTAAAAATCGCGCCAGAGCATACCAACGACGAGGTACTCACCCTTATGCATAAGGAGAGCCATGACCTCCTGGTACGTTTTATCGAGAGATGCAGGGAAATTGCCAAGAAAAGAAAAAAACCGATCTATATAAGCCCGTATATTATTACCTCCCACCCTGGCTCCACCCTCAAACATGCCAAATGTCTGGCCGAAGATCTAAAAAAGCTCGATCTCAAGGTACGGGCATTTCAGGATTTCACCCCCACCCCGGGCACCATCTCCACGGCAATGTATGTGACAGAGCGCCATCCACAGAGCAAGAAGAGCCTCTTTGTCCCGAAAAACATCTCGGAGAGAAAGGCACAGCGAAATATCGTGGAAAAAGAGGTGTTAAGCAGGGAATTTGACAAGAAGAAATCGAAGGTACAGGTCTCTGAAAAATTTTCAAGAAAACCGGGCAAGGGTAAAAAAGGTTTTTAG
- the nhaD gene encoding sodium:proton antiporter NhaD, with protein sequence MKKVLGLTGLFLAMATPLFASAGAAAGAHPDTHSLVGSSLGIFSVLLFVGAYSLVIFEEQLHLRKSKPVLLAAGIIWVCVAVTFKAMGYDHAAETAIRHNILEYAELLLFLLVAMTYINTMDERNVFQALRSWLVSRGLSLRAVFWITGFLAFVISPVADNLTTALLMGAVAMAVGGKNKKFVVVACINIVIAANAGGAFSPFGDITTLMVWQKGVVQFQEFFVLFLPSLVNWLVPAFFMNFAIGKGIPEASDEHYPMKFGAIRIIFLFLATIITAVSFHNFLGLPPAAGMMLGLGYLGLFSYYIKKREQKSIAIDDNPLSQETHHAKTDPFDLFKKIARAEWDTLLFFYGVILCVGGLSQFGYLALISQFLYLDLGPTYANVIVGMLSAIVDNIPVMFAVLTMMPEMSHGQWLLVTLTAGVGGSLLSIGSAAGVALMGSARGVYTFAAHLKWTPVIALGYAASIVTHLWVNSHYMEVFM encoded by the coding sequence ATGAAGAAAGTATTAGGTCTTACTGGCTTATTCTTAGCCATGGCAACACCTCTGTTTGCAAGCGCAGGTGCAGCAGCAGGTGCTCATCCCGATACCCACAGCCTTGTTGGTTCAAGCCTCGGTATTTTTTCTGTTTTGCTCTTTGTAGGAGCTTACTCCCTAGTTATCTTTGAGGAACAGTTACACCTACGTAAATCCAAACCCGTTCTCCTGGCAGCAGGTATCATCTGGGTCTGCGTTGCAGTGACCTTTAAGGCCATGGGCTATGACCATGCCGCCGAAACGGCAATCCGTCACAACATACTTGAATATGCAGAGTTGCTCCTCTTCCTCTTGGTGGCAATGACGTATATCAATACCATGGATGAGCGTAATGTCTTCCAAGCACTTCGATCATGGTTAGTAAGTCGCGGTTTATCTCTACGTGCCGTCTTTTGGATAACAGGTTTTCTTGCCTTTGTTATCTCTCCCGTAGCCGATAACCTCACCACTGCCCTCCTCATGGGTGCTGTGGCCATGGCCGTTGGTGGTAAGAACAAGAAGTTTGTTGTCGTTGCCTGTATCAATATTGTTATTGCCGCAAACGCCGGTGGCGCATTCAGTCCATTTGGTGACATTACCACTCTGATGGTATGGCAGAAGGGCGTTGTTCAGTTCCAGGAATTTTTTGTCCTCTTCCTCCCATCACTGGTGAACTGGCTTGTACCTGCATTTTTCATGAACTTTGCCATTGGCAAAGGAATTCCTGAGGCAAGTGACGAGCATTACCCCATGAAGTTCGGGGCAATAAGAATTATCTTTCTTTTTCTCGCCACCATTATCACCGCAGTATCTTTTCACAACTTCCTGGGACTGCCACCTGCCGCCGGTATGATGCTCGGCCTTGGCTATCTCGGTCTTTTTTCCTATTACATCAAGAAGAGAGAACAAAAGAGCATTGCCATTGATGATAACCCACTTTCTCAAGAGACACACCACGCCAAAACTGATCCATTTGATCTCTTTAAGAAAATTGCCCGGGCAGAGTGGGATACCCTCCTCTTCTTCTACGGTGTTATTCTCTGTGTAGGCGGTCTCTCACAGTTTGGTTATCTTGCCCTTATTTCCCAGTTCCTCTACCTGGATTTGGGACCAACCTACGCAAACGTCATCGTCGGTATGCTCTCTGCTATTGTCGATAACATCCCCGTCATGTTTGCTGTATTGACCATGATGCCAGAGATGTCCCATGGACAGTGGTTGCTGGTAACCCTTACCGCCGGAGTTGGTGGTAGCCTTCTCTCCATCGGCTCTGCTGCAGGTGTTGCCCTTATGGGATCTGCCCGAGGTGTCTACACCTTTGCCGCACATCTCAAATGGACCCCTGTCATCGCCCTTGGCTATGCAGCCTCCATCGTTACCCACCTCTGGGTAAACTCCCACTACATGGAAGTATTCATGTAG
- a CDS encoding SulP family inorganic anion transporter, whose amino-acid sequence MNIATKLFPFLKWFHDYSGGKFKIDLLAGITVALVLIPQSMAYAQLAGLPAYYGLYAAFLPPMVAALFGSSKQLATGPVAVVSLMSAAALEPLATAGSTEFIAYSIALALTVGLFQLSLGILRLGLVVNFLSHPVVNGFTNAAAIIIATSQLPKLFGVSVDKATHHYETIIRVFQAALDYTHIPTLIFGISAIVIMAVLKKINPRIPNVLVAVGLATIISYFSGFNSDTHLSINRINNTEIQENIKTFNNLIEEITLVGDKRSTIGIKVDEEQERQTTDFETIALIKLKTDVAIMNTLIAELKKRSATIRYDLRHAKFVGIKEASGLRLYLQDQVPAGLNSDGKTWRLNVGRSQLNPDELKFMSGGAVIGKVPAGIPSLSTPDVSIKTFTKLLPTAIIISLLGFMEAIAIAKAMAAQTGQKLDPNQELIGQGLANIVGSFGSSYAVSGSFSRSAVNLGAGAVSGISSVITSVVVLITLIFFTPLLYHLPQAVLAAVIMMAVVGLLNVKGFIHSWKAQWYDGLISIISFIVTLYFAPHLDKGIMVGVALSMTVFLYKSMRPVVARLSLNKERVLANADYYRLRGCKHISVVRFDGALFFANASYLDEQVEKFRMEQPELRYILLDARGINDMDASGEEALDMLYKRVRSANLGFAICGLKGQVVDVMVRTGLYDKIGSEYIHADSKSAVSAITKIIHQLPDLPSDGCDDCPLTQYLPNAD is encoded by the coding sequence ATGAATATAGCAACAAAGCTGTTTCCTTTTCTGAAGTGGTTCCACGATTACAGCGGTGGTAAGTTTAAAATTGATCTGCTGGCCGGCATCACCGTGGCCCTGGTCCTTATCCCCCAGTCCATGGCATATGCCCAGCTTGCAGGCCTACCTGCCTACTATGGACTTTATGCAGCATTCCTGCCCCCCATGGTAGCAGCTCTCTTTGGTTCAAGTAAACAGCTGGCAACAGGCCCGGTAGCCGTTGTTTCACTTATGTCAGCAGCAGCCCTTGAACCGCTGGCAACGGCTGGATCTACAGAATTTATCGCCTACTCCATAGCCCTGGCCCTCACAGTTGGCCTCTTTCAACTATCGCTTGGTATCCTTCGACTTGGTCTGGTGGTAAACTTCTTATCCCATCCGGTGGTCAACGGCTTCACCAATGCAGCGGCAATCATCATAGCCACCTCCCAACTACCTAAATTATTTGGTGTTTCTGTTGATAAGGCAACGCATCACTATGAGACAATTATCCGAGTTTTCCAAGCAGCCCTGGACTATACTCATATCCCCACCCTTATCTTCGGTATATCAGCAATTGTTATTATGGCAGTCCTGAAAAAGATAAACCCCCGCATCCCCAACGTCCTGGTGGCAGTTGGCCTGGCGACTATTATCTCCTATTTTTCAGGATTTAACAGTGATACACATCTCAGTATAAACAGGATTAACAACACTGAAATACAAGAAAATATAAAAACCTTTAACAATTTGATTGAAGAGATCACCCTGGTGGGTGATAAACGTTCCACCATAGGTATCAAGGTAGACGAGGAACAAGAGCGGCAAACAACGGATTTTGAAACAATAGCACTAATAAAACTGAAGACCGATGTTGCCATAATGAACACCCTCATTGCTGAACTAAAAAAGAGGTCTGCTACCATTCGCTATGACCTGCGTCATGCAAAATTTGTCGGTATTAAGGAGGCCAGTGGCCTAAGACTCTACCTGCAGGACCAAGTACCAGCAGGCTTAAACAGCGATGGCAAGACATGGCGCTTAAATGTGGGCAGGTCCCAGCTGAACCCCGATGAACTGAAGTTTATGAGCGGCGGAGCAGTAATCGGCAAGGTCCCGGCCGGTATCCCCTCTCTCTCTACCCCTGATGTCAGCATCAAAACATTTACCAAACTCCTCCCCACGGCGATTATCATCTCTTTGCTGGGATTTATGGAGGCTATTGCTATTGCCAAGGCCATGGCTGCCCAAACAGGCCAGAAACTAGATCCCAACCAGGAACTCATTGGCCAGGGCCTGGCCAATATCGTCGGTTCCTTTGGCTCCAGTTATGCGGTCTCCGGCTCCTTCTCCAGATCTGCGGTAAACCTTGGAGCCGGAGCTGTTTCCGGCATCAGCTCGGTAATCACCTCGGTGGTGGTACTGATCACCCTGATATTCTTCACCCCCCTCCTCTACCACCTGCCCCAGGCCGTGCTGGCCGCCGTCATCATGATGGCCGTTGTTGGCCTCCTGAATGTAAAGGGTTTTATTCACTCCTGGAAAGCCCAGTGGTACGATGGCCTCATCTCTATCATTAGCTTTATAGTAACCCTCTACTTTGCCCCCCACCTCGACAAGGGTATTATGGTCGGCGTCGCCCTCTCCATGACGGTCTTCCTCTACAAGTCCATGCGACCAGTCGTTGCCCGCCTCTCCCTGAACAAGGAACGTGTACTGGCCAATGCTGATTACTACCGTTTGCGAGGTTGTAAACATATCTCTGTTGTTCGGTTTGACGGTGCCCTCTTTTTTGCCAACGCCAGTTATCTGGATGAACAGGTAGAAAAATTCCGGATGGAACAACCCGAGCTCCGCTATATCCTCCTCGATGCCCGCGGCATAAACGACATGGACGCATCGGGTGAAGAGGCCTTGGATATGCTCTACAAGCGGGTGAGAAGTGCCAACCTAGGCTTTGCCATCTGTGGCCTGAAGGGCCAAGTGGTCGATGTCATGGTACGAACCGGCCTCTACGACAAAATCGGCTCAGAATATATTCATGCCGATAGTAAATCCGCCGTTAGCGCCATCACAAAAATAATACACCAGCTACCAGACTTACCGTCAGATGGTTGTGATGACTGTCCTTTAACCCAATACCTGCCCAATGCCGATTAG
- a CDS encoding carbonic anhydrase has product MPMETQKRPTADEILEILQEGNARFRCCALEHPNLCQESRDKLNYSQEPMATVLCCSDSRVPPVHIFDLGLGDLFVVRVAGNIVNDQIMGSIEYAICHLHTPLVIVMSHSNCGAVTAVAKGTNLGGHMASLVPAIQTALKTVEGMEGGRVDNAAQQVALLMADLIRESEPIISDLVLEGKVKVVPAYYDLTTGKVEFLEL; this is encoded by the coding sequence ATGCCAATGGAAACCCAGAAAAGGCCCACGGCCGATGAGATTTTGGAAATTTTACAGGAGGGCAATGCCCGTTTTCGCTGCTGCGCCCTCGAACATCCCAATCTCTGTCAGGAAAGCAGGGACAAGCTCAACTACAGCCAGGAACCCATGGCAACTGTCCTCTGTTGCTCCGATTCCCGAGTTCCACCGGTCCATATCTTTGACCTGGGACTAGGAGACCTCTTTGTCGTCCGCGTAGCCGGAAACATCGTCAATGACCAAATCATGGGAAGCATTGAATACGCCATCTGTCATCTCCACACTCCACTTGTTATCGTCATGAGCCACTCTAACTGTGGGGCAGTTACTGCTGTAGCCAAGGGCACAAACCTTGGTGGCCATATGGCCTCCTTGGTTCCGGCAATCCAGACCGCCCTCAAGACCGTAGAGGGGATGGAAGGGGGAAGAGTTGATAACGCCGCCCAACAGGTCGCCCTTTTAATGGCAGATCTCATCCGTGAATCAGAACCCATCATCAGCGACCTTGTTCTGGAGGGAAAGGTAAAGGTTGTACCAGCATACTATGATCTCACCACCGGAAAAGTTGAATTTCTTGAACTGTAG
- the lgt gene encoding prolipoprotein diacylglyceryl transferase, with protein sequence MSYYTLPPIDPIIMSLGPISIRWYGLMYVIGFFATYFLVRQQIQRHQFTQLEKNFDNLNTVLILCVILGGRLGYVVFYNLSYYLQHPLEILATWHGGMSFHGACIALILGGLIFCKIKKIDFWATADVYVATIPIGLGLGRIGNLINGELYGRVTEQPWGIIFPNGGPLPRHASQLYESLLEGLILFIILWSLRNRPWKRNSLTPHGTILSLFLCLYGLFRIIIENFRQPDPQLGFIVAHITMGQLLSGAMILCGLTLWFWRIHQKKRATAL encoded by the coding sequence ATGTCCTACTACACCCTGCCACCCATCGATCCCATCATCATGAGCCTTGGCCCTATCAGCATTCGCTGGTACGGGCTCATGTATGTTATCGGCTTTTTTGCCACCTATTTTCTGGTACGTCAGCAAATACAAAGGCATCAGTTTACCCAGCTTGAAAAGAACTTTGATAATTTAAATACTGTTCTCATTCTCTGTGTGATACTGGGTGGCAGACTGGGATATGTGGTCTTCTACAACCTGTCCTACTACCTGCAACATCCACTGGAAATACTTGCAACCTGGCATGGAGGAATGTCTTTTCACGGTGCCTGCATTGCCCTGATCTTGGGGGGACTCATCTTCTGCAAAATCAAGAAGATAGACTTCTGGGCGACGGCTGATGTCTATGTGGCCACTATCCCTATTGGCCTGGGCCTGGGCAGAATTGGCAACCTGATCAACGGTGAACTCTACGGCAGGGTCACCGAACAACCCTGGGGAATCATTTTCCCAAACGGTGGGCCACTACCCCGGCACGCCTCCCAGCTTTATGAGTCATTGCTTGAAGGCCTTATCCTCTTTATTATTCTCTGGAGCCTTCGTAACAGGCCGTGGAAAAGGAACAGCCTTACTCCACATGGGACGATACTCTCTCTATTCCTCTGCCTTTACGGCCTATTCCGCATAATCATCGAAAATTTTCGCCAACCTGATCCGCAATTGGGCTTTATCGTGGCCCATATCACCATGGGCCAATTACTCAGTGGAGCAATGATCCTCTGTGGCCTCACCCTCTGGTTCTGGCGAATTCACCAAAAAAAGAGGGCCACAGCCCTGTAA
- the mnmG gene encoding tRNA uridine-5-carboxymethylaminomethyl(34) synthesis enzyme MnmG, which translates to MSDFDIVVIGAGHAGCEAALAAARLGHKTLLAVMNVDTIGAMSCNPAIGGLAKGHLVREIDALGGEMARVIDATSIQFRRLNTSKGPAVQSSRAQADRLLYRLQMKSVIEHQENLTVSQTEVNGFIVEDGKITGVTTTIDEKISVKAAIVATGTFLNGLVHIGLKNFPAGRLGDGPSTGLADWFYDNGFAVGRMKTGTVPRIDSLTIDYSELEAQESDMPPAHFSFDSQGKGYTLPQLPCYITYTNEKTHEIIRKGIDQSPLYAGIIQGIGARYCPSIEDKIMRFPEKDRHQVFLEPEGLDTVEVYPNGLPTSLPLEVQIEMLQSIKGLENARIIRPGYAIEYDYIDPLGLRPSLATKKIENLYLAGQINGTSGYEEAAAQGLMAGINATRYLEEREPLILDRSQAYIGVLIDDLVTCGTKEPYRLFTSRAEYRLLLREDNADSRLCQIGKDIGLLDEDKHQRYLIKQAAIDAGCATLDAISIKPTAEVNRILNDAASADLKQKSALSSLLRRPEINITFLQKLPLTAGDKEAVIALANSAVCQEVQVRIKFKGYLQRQEEQVQRFKRMETLKLPEDLNYAQLSGLSNEVVEKLSTIRPISLGQASRISGITPAAVSVLQVHLRKLNYLKSNDKI; encoded by the coding sequence ATGAGCGACTTTGATATAGTAGTAATTGGCGCCGGCCATGCCGGTTGCGAGGCAGCCCTGGCAGCAGCCCGACTTGGACATAAAACCCTGCTAGCGGTAATGAACGTTGACACCATCGGGGCAATGTCCTGCAACCCTGCCATTGGCGGACTTGCCAAGGGACACCTGGTACGTGAAATTGACGCCCTTGGCGGCGAGATGGCCAGAGTTATCGATGCCACCTCCATTCAGTTCCGACGCCTGAACACCTCAAAGGGTCCAGCCGTACAGTCATCACGGGCCCAGGCCGACCGCCTCCTTTATAGACTGCAGATGAAATCTGTTATCGAACATCAGGAAAACCTGACCGTCAGCCAAACGGAGGTAAATGGTTTTATTGTTGAGGATGGCAAGATCACCGGCGTCACCACTACCATTGATGAAAAGATTTCCGTCAAGGCTGCCATTGTTGCCACCGGCACCTTTCTCAATGGACTGGTCCATATTGGCCTGAAAAACTTCCCGGCAGGACGTCTCGGCGACGGCCCCTCCACCGGACTGGCCGACTGGTTCTATGATAACGGCTTTGCCGTGGGCAGAATGAAGACTGGCACCGTTCCCCGCATCGACTCCCTGACCATTGACTACTCAGAGCTTGAGGCACAGGAGAGCGATATGCCTCCTGCCCACTTTTCCTTTGATTCACAGGGCAAGGGCTACACCCTGCCACAGCTTCCCTGCTATATCACCTACACTAATGAAAAAACTCATGAAATAATCAGAAAGGGCATAGATCAATCACCCCTCTATGCCGGCATTATCCAGGGGATTGGGGCCAGATACTGCCCCTCCATCGAGGATAAGATCATGCGTTTTCCTGAAAAAGATCGACACCAGGTATTCCTCGAGCCAGAAGGACTGGACACGGTGGAGGTCTATCCCAACGGCCTGCCCACCAGCCTGCCTCTGGAGGTGCAGATTGAGATGCTACAGAGCATAAAAGGTCTTGAGAATGCCCGAATTATCCGCCCGGGATATGCCATCGAGTACGACTATATAGATCCTCTTGGACTCCGCCCATCCCTTGCCACCAAAAAAATCGAAAACCTCTACCTTGCCGGTCAGATTAACGGCACATCAGGCTATGAAGAGGCAGCCGCCCAAGGTTTGATGGCGGGCATTAACGCCACAAGGTATCTAGAGGAGAGAGAACCACTAATCCTCGATAGATCGCAGGCTTATATTGGCGTTTTAATTGACGATCTGGTTACCTGCGGCACGAAAGAACCCTACCGCCTCTTCACCTCAAGAGCCGAATACCGACTCCTCCTGCGAGAGGACAATGCGGACAGCAGACTATGCCAAATCGGCAAGGATATTGGTCTCTTAGATGAAGACAAACACCAAAGATATCTCATTAAGCAGGCCGCAATAGATGCAGGATGTGCCACCTTGGATGCAATATCTATCAAACCGACTGCCGAGGTAAACAGAATACTCAACGATGCGGCTAGCGCTGATCTGAAACAAAAATCAGCACTCTCCTCCCTGCTGAGAAGGCCTGAGATAAATATCACCTTCCTCCAGAAGTTACCACTGACAGCAGGAGACAAAGAGGCGGTTATCGCCCTGGCAAACTCTGCTGTCTGCCAGGAGGTTCAGGTCCGAATCAAGTTCAAGGGCTACCTGCAACGTCAGGAGGAGCAGGTGCAACGCTTCAAACGAATGGAGACCTTGAAACTCCCCGAGGATCTCAACTACGCTCAGCTCTCCGGACTTTCAAATGAGGTGGTGGAGAAGCTCTCCACAATCCGTCCCATCTCCCTGGGACAGGCATCCAGGATTTCAGGTATCACCCCGGCAGCAGTGTCCGTACTACAGGTACATCTTCGCAAGCTCAACTATTTGAAAAGTAACGATAAAATATAA